One window of Biomphalaria glabrata chromosome 6, xgBioGlab47.1, whole genome shotgun sequence genomic DNA carries:
- the LOC106077310 gene encoding uncharacterized protein LOC106077310 produces MNGSQGSGGTASARDILISMETLDNVDNILNLGIISFLAILGICSNFLNIVVFSAQGFQDSVNISLTAMAIWDLLKCIVGLAIRVYGPLGWISPAYKKTWKNISTPTLNYVQVFANYVTYVMAAYVAFERCLCVTLPFRVKLIFTPALTLTIMVLISISVIVSFGVIFFIYDLKLAFDPTYNSSVVEYSYNTFYQDNGASVIDYFNLIGIVNPIFSFLVIVVCTAMIFYRMHKMSKFRSQSVRKQNDMSSRERQIMKMLLVVIIVYILALLPRFALYAGKMVEPEFYYLRAYHNLFNVCAYVVMTVDFINASVHLFIYLKMSTNFRRNFYNLFQWRRRQGRLE; encoded by the coding sequence ATGAATGGATCTCAGGGAAGCGGCGGGACTGCCTCTGCTAGAGACATTCTCATCTCCATGGAGACCTTAGATAATGTTGATAATATTCTCAATCTTGGGATTATCTCGTTCCTCGCCATCCTGGGCATCTGttccaactttttaaacattgtcGTCTTCTCCGCCCAGGGATTCCAGGACAGCGTCAACATCTCGCTGACCGCGATGGCTATCTGGGATCTCCTCAAGTGCATTGTGGGGCTCGCCATTCGCGTGTACGGCCCTCTGGGGTGGATCTCGCCCGCTTACAAAAAGACCTGGAAAAATATTTCTACGCCTACGTTGAACTACGTCCAGGTCTTCGCCAACTACGTCACCTACGTCATGGCCGCCTACGTGGCCTTCGAGCGCTGCCTCTGCGTGACCTTGCCCTTTAGGGTCAAGCTCATTTTCACCCCTGCATTAACTTTAACGATTATGGTCCTGATATCAATATCAGTTATCGTTTCATTCGGGGTCATCTTTTTTATTTACGATTTAAAGTTGGCTTTCGACCCCACTTATAACAGCTCCGTCGTCGAATACTCATACAACACATTTTATCAAGACAACGGAGCTTCCGTAATCGATTATTTCAACCTCATTGGAATCGTCAACCCGATCTTCTCCTTTCTTGTCATTGTCGTCTGCACCGCGATGATCTTTTACCGAATGCATAAAATGTCCAAGTTCCGGTCGCAGTCCGTTCGGAAACAAAATGATATGAGCTCCAGGGAAAGGCAGATAATGAAGATGCTTCTGGTGGTCATTATAGTTTACATCCTGGCACTTCTGCCAAGATTCGCGCTGTACGCGGGCAAGATGGTGGAGCCGGAGTTCTACTACCTACGCGCGTACCACAACCTGTTTAACGTCTGCGCCTACGTCGTCATGACAGTTGACTTCATCAACGCCTCTGTCCATCTTTTCATCTATTTGAAGATGAGCACCAACTTCCGGCGGAACTTCTACAATCTCTTCCAATGGCGCAGACGACAAGGACGTCtagaatga